The following are from one region of the Rosettibacter firmus genome:
- a CDS encoding energy transducer TonB, translated as MTNTISVKNNIYGAFELKKLYPRNFSIGLIIAVVLHIIIITSYYFYLSMSKEEENVPTVRILKYSELGPPPSITNDVPQQISVVPGSTAAPTVGIPVPVPEDEAPPEQTIATQQELSQQSSPALTEGLGTGVTQITQDIKIEEEKEEEPDINAFVAVEKLPEMVVSAQPVYPDIARRAGITGKVYVKVLIDKEGKPKKAVIIKSDAEVFNEAAIEAAMKCAFTPALQNNKPVSVWIVIPYKFTLQGQ; from the coding sequence ATGACAAATACAATTTCAGTCAAAAACAATATTTATGGTGCATTTGAATTAAAAAAATTATATCCAAGGAATTTTTCTATTGGTTTAATTATAGCTGTTGTTCTTCATATAATAATAATTACGTCTTACTATTTTTATCTTTCAATGAGTAAAGAAGAAGAAAATGTACCTACAGTTAGAATATTAAAATATAGCGAGTTGGGTCCACCACCTTCGATAACAAATGATGTACCTCAACAAATATCTGTAGTCCCTGGTTCAACAGCCGCTCCAACGGTTGGTATTCCTGTCCCCGTTCCAGAAGACGAAGCTCCACCAGAACAAACAATTGCAACACAACAAGAATTAAGTCAACAATCTTCACCTGCATTAACAGAAGGACTTGGAACTGGAGTAACACAGATAACTCAAGATATCAAAATAGAAGAAGAAAAAGAGGAAGAGCCCGATATAAATGCTTTTGTAGCAGTAGAAAAATTACCAGAAATGGTAGTTTCTGCACAACCCGTATATCCCGATATAGCACGAAGAGCAGGCATAACAGGTAAAGTTTATGTAAAAGTTTTGATCGATAAAGAAGGGAAACCTAAAAAAGCAGTTATAATAAAATCTGATGCAGAAGTTTTTAATGAAGCAGCAATTGAAGCCGCTATGAAATGTGCATTTACTCCTGCTTTACAGAATAATAAACCTGTATCTGTGTGGATAGTCATACCATATAAATTTACTCTACAAGGTCAATAA
- a CDS encoding inorganic diphosphatase yields MKNQKDKFSFTPTHFNPWHHVEFGDDAPEFVNAIIEIPQGSKGKYELDKKSGLLKLDRVLFSAVYYPANYGFIPQTISDDGDPLDILVLSSIDVDPLCIIEAKVIGLMRMVDDNEKDDKIISVAKNDISLNYINELKDLPPHTTIQLKRFFEDYKKLEHKHVIVEKFFGKKEAYKIVNNSIARYREEFKIK; encoded by the coding sequence ATGAAAAATCAGAAAGATAAATTTTCTTTTACACCAACACATTTCAATCCATGGCATCATGTTGAGTTTGGAGATGATGCCCCTGAGTTTGTCAATGCAATAATTGAAATACCACAGGGCTCAAAAGGTAAATATGAACTTGATAAGAAAAGTGGTTTATTGAAATTAGATAGAGTTCTTTTCTCCGCAGTTTATTATCCAGCAAATTATGGATTTATTCCTCAAACAATAAGTGATGATGGCGATCCACTGGATATTCTTGTTTTATCTTCAATTGATGTAGACCCTCTTTGTATCATTGAAGCAAAAGTAATTGGACTGATGAGAATGGTTGATGATAATGAAAAAGATGATAAAATAATATCAGTTGCAAAAAATGATATATCACTTAATTACATTAATGAATTAAAAGATCTGCCACCACATACAACCATTCAGCTAAAAAGATTTTTTGAAGATTATAAAAAACTCGAACACAAACATGTAATAGTTGAAAAGTTTTTTGGTAAAAAAGAAGCATACAAAATAGTTAACAATTCTATTGCACGATATAGAGAAGAATTTAAAATAAAGTAA
- a CDS encoding MotA/TolQ/ExbB proton channel family protein, whose product MKQSAFIVILFIIALAISVSIYEYGLGNAANFKDGSNREVPQNLMGQVYTGGPLVALLITLSIMDFAIIIERMLSLRKAAGRRSVPKFFKEVLEKVRAGDLTEAIQLCDEQRGSVANVIKVALTRYYELTSEKTITDSEKQLIEVQRSIEEALMLETPLLEKNLIALSTIASIATMVGLLGTVIGMIRSFRALAHAGAPDAIQLATGISEALINTAGGLFVAILGIVAYNFFVNKVDNFTYQIDEATYNIMQVFKAK is encoded by the coding sequence ATGAAACAATCTGCATTTATTGTAATACTTTTTATAATTGCTTTAGCAATTTCAGTATCAATTTATGAATATGGTTTAGGTAACGCAGCAAATTTTAAAGATGGAAGCAATCGAGAAGTCCCACAAAATTTAATGGGACAAGTTTATACAGGTGGTCCCCTGGTTGCACTTTTAATTACGCTATCAATTATGGATTTTGCGATTATTATTGAAAGAATGCTATCCCTGAGAAAGGCTGCTGGTAGAAGAAGTGTTCCAAAATTTTTCAAAGAAGTTTTAGAAAAAGTAAGGGCAGGAGATTTAACCGAAGCAATACAATTGTGTGATGAACAAAGAGGATCTGTAGCTAATGTTATTAAAGTTGCTCTAACAAGATATTATGAACTTACATCTGAAAAAACAATAACAGATTCAGAAAAACAACTAATTGAAGTTCAACGCTCTATTGAAGAAGCATTAATGTTAGAAACTCCTTTACTTGAAAAAAATCTAATAGCTCTTTCAACTATTGCATCAATAGCAACTATGGTTGGATTATTAGGTACAGTTATCGGGATGATTCGTTCATTTAGAGCATTAGCACATGCCGGAGCTCCAGATGCTATTCAATTGGCAACGGGAATTTCGGAAGCTTTGATTAATACTGCAGGAGGTTTATTCGTTGCAATTTTAGGGATAGTAGCTTACAACTTTTTCGTAAATAAAGTAGATAATTTTACTTATCAGATAGATGAGGCAACATATAATATAATGCAAGTATTTAAAGCGAAATGA
- a CDS encoding ExbD/TolR family protein has protein sequence MPRIKKGRIPVKIDMTPMVDVAFLLLTFFMLTTQFRPPEEVEIQLPLSHSEIKLPESNTMTLIISDSSKIYLGFDSAYMMENMFGQQNRNRQAVEVNLETLPDLLIKARISNPKLRTIVKGDANAEYGIVSDIMDILKKTQITRFAMVTNFKTN, from the coding sequence ATGCCACGAATAAAGAAAGGAAGAATTCCTGTAAAAATAGATATGACTCCTATGGTTGATGTTGCATTTTTACTATTAACTTTTTTTATGCTTACAACTCAATTTAGACCACCTGAAGAAGTTGAAATACAATTGCCATTATCTCACTCAGAAATTAAGTTGCCAGAATCAAATACAATGACACTTATCATTAGCGATAGTTCAAAAATATATCTTGGTTTTGATTCTGCTTATATGATGGAAAATATGTTTGGACAGCAAAATCGCAATCGTCAGGCTGTGGAAGTAAATCTGGAAACTTTGCCAGACCTATTAATAAAAGCAAGAATTTCAAATCCTAAGTTGAGAACTATTGTTAAAGGAGATGCAAATGCTGAATATGGAATAGTTTCAGATATAATGGATATATTGAAAAAAACTCAGATAACACGATTTGCTATGGTCACAAATTTTAAAACAAATTAA
- a CDS encoding PstS family phosphate ABC transporter substrate-binding protein has protein sequence MVNVSLKYGLILLLLIGCEKEPNETPTKGYLKCYVDESLFNLIKEEAELFMSLYPDTKIDLVSVKAREGIVALLNKETEIFIGSRQFNDEEKKFIEKTKFDVELYKFCYDGIAIISNKNSHLDKIYLPDLKEILNSPTPRMKIVMPDKNSGVYEYITTNLVKEEYLKNVEIVPGEYDVIKKVINSQNTIGFVGLNTLKGIDNIKILKVGVWDNNINGINYYLPYNAYLVNGTYPLYRTTYILLSEVGLGVASGFTSFLTGNDGQKLVMKNDLGPATVPVKLIQIN, from the coding sequence ATGGTTAATGTTTCACTTAAATATGGATTAATTTTATTATTGTTAATTGGCTGTGAAAAAGAACCTAATGAAACTCCAACTAAAGGATATTTGAAATGTTATGTTGATGAATCTCTTTTTAATTTAATTAAAGAGGAAGCTGAATTATTTATGAGTTTGTATCCAGACACAAAAATAGATCTTGTTTCTGTTAAAGCAAGAGAAGGGATAGTTGCACTGCTGAATAAAGAGACAGAAATATTTATTGGTTCGCGTCAATTTAATGATGAAGAAAAAAAGTTTATTGAAAAAACAAAATTTGATGTTGAGTTATACAAGTTTTGTTATGATGGTATTGCGATTATAAGTAATAAAAACTCACATTTAGATAAAATTTATTTGCCAGATTTGAAAGAGATTTTAAATTCTCCAACCCCAAGAATGAAAATTGTAATGCCCGATAAAAATTCAGGAGTATATGAATACATAACAACAAATTTAGTTAAGGAAGAATATTTAAAAAATGTTGAAATAGTCCCCGGTGAATATGATGTTATTAAAAAAGTTATTAATTCTCAAAATACTATTGGTTTTGTTGGATTGAATACTCTAAAAGGAATCGATAATATAAAGATTTTGAAAGTTGGAGTATGGGATAATAATATTAATGGTATTAATTATTATTTACCATATAATGCTTATTTAGTAAATGGCACATACCCACTTTATCGTACAACATATATTTTACTTAGTGAAGTTGGATTAGGTGTAGCTTCAGGTTTCACTTCATTTCTTACTGGCAATGATGGACAAAAATTGGTTATGAAAAATGATCTTGGTCCTGCAACAGTTCCTGTTAAGTTAATTCAAATAAATTAA
- a CDS encoding ExbD/TolR family protein: MTPMVDVAFLLLTFFMLTTVFRKPQTLELNLPPKDVDVKIAESNLMTLRVDENMNIYWNMGIEVPRKIKFEDLRKFLIEKAKENPKLVVLIKIDRKSKYHAMIDIIDELNLANLTRFSLAPMTEIDKKEMARAS; the protein is encoded by the coding sequence ATGACGCCAATGGTTGATGTTGCTTTTTTATTACTAACTTTTTTTATGCTTACTACTGTTTTTAGAAAACCACAAACATTGGAATTAAACTTACCACCTAAAGATGTTGATGTAAAAATAGCAGAGTCAAATTTAATGACTTTAAGAGTAGATGAAAACATGAATATTTATTGGAATATGGGAATTGAAGTTCCCAGGAAAATTAAGTTCGAAGATTTAAGAAAATTTCTTATCGAAAAAGCAAAAGAAAATCCAAAACTTGTTGTTCTAATTAAAATAGACAGGAAAAGTAAATACCATGCAATGATAGATATAATTGATGAATTAAATCTTGCAAACCTTACACGATTTTCTTTGGCACCAATGACGGAAATAGATAAAAAAGAAATGGCAAGAGCGTCTTAA
- a CDS encoding tetratricopeptide repeat protein produces MLRYNIFISFLFFAYFNLNAQDALSDAQKLIEKKQYEEAFLIAKNLLNKDSANTALKILIQLQYANYINKDVYENLGDAYSKLNINELALTNYEKAEAIDSLNVQLKFKIAELFYKEKRFKEAINKYLKIILIEPKNAKAYLAVATIFYQAKFYTDAFIMFEKYLSLEKSLDAYQKIITALLEIKNYEKAYNYALQALNYYPNDDAIKKNLALASYALKKYDESAKYYMSLPDSLMRIDDYENAARSLAQIKQDSLAIRYFEKVIELDSTRSNVYLELANVSFRNHNYSQAVKYYKAITNYDEKNEFAYRFLGFSYYQLKDYEEARKTLLKASALNDTIVNTYFYLAQTYKNLDSLNQAVEQYKKVIMLANDKEKMYKDQLLEANYFIGQRAFLNKNYAVAIQYLQKVLEFKPNDVGTLEMLGLSYHQLGKIENAIRIYKRVKQLNPNSEVAKKGLRMLSAD; encoded by the coding sequence ATGTTGAGATATAACATTTTTATTTCTTTCTTATTTTTTGCTTACTTTAACTTGAATGCACAGGATGCTTTATCGGATGCACAAAAGCTTATTGAAAAAAAACAATATGAAGAAGCATTTTTAATAGCAAAAAATTTATTGAATAAAGATTCTGCAAACACAGCATTAAAAATTTTAATACAGCTGCAATATGCAAATTATATCAATAAAGATGTTTATGAAAATCTCGGTGATGCTTATTCGAAACTGAACATTAATGAATTAGCATTAACGAATTATGAAAAGGCAGAAGCGATTGATTCATTAAATGTTCAACTTAAATTTAAAATTGCAGAATTGTTTTATAAAGAAAAAAGATTTAAAGAAGCTATTAACAAATATTTAAAAATAATTCTAATTGAGCCCAAGAATGCTAAAGCATATTTAGCAGTAGCTACAATTTTCTACCAGGCTAAATTTTATACGGATGCCTTTATAATGTTCGAAAAGTATTTGAGTTTAGAAAAATCATTAGATGCATATCAAAAAATTATTACTGCTTTGCTTGAAATTAAAAACTATGAAAAGGCTTATAACTATGCATTACAAGCTTTAAATTATTATCCAAATGACGATGCAATAAAGAAAAACTTGGCTTTGGCTTCGTATGCTCTGAAAAAATATGATGAATCAGCTAAATATTATATGTCTTTGCCTGATTCTTTAATGAGAATAGATGATTATGAAAATGCAGCTCGTTCTCTCGCTCAAATTAAGCAGGATTCTTTGGCAATTAGATATTTTGAAAAAGTAATCGAATTAGATAGCACACGTTCTAATGTTTACTTGGAATTGGCTAATGTTTCTTTTAGAAATCATAATTATTCACAAGCAGTTAAGTACTACAAAGCAATAACTAATTACGACGAGAAAAATGAATTTGCTTATCGATTCCTGGGATTTTCTTATTACCAGTTAAAAGATTATGAAGAAGCTCGCAAGACATTATTAAAAGCATCGGCTTTAAATGATACTATTGTCAATACTTATTTTTATTTGGCACAAACATATAAAAATTTAGACTCTCTTAATCAAGCTGTAGAACAATATAAGAAAGTTATAATGCTGGCTAATGATAAAGAAAAAATGTATAAGGATCAGTTATTAGAAGCAAATTATTTTATAGGTCAAAGGGCATTTTTAAATAAAAATTATGCAGTGGCTATTCAATATCTACAAAAAGTACTTGAATTTAAACCAAATGATGTGGGTACACTTGAGATGCTTGGATTAAGTTATCATCAACTTGGTAAAATTGAAAACGCAATACGAATTTATAAAAGAGTAAAACAACTGAATCCAAATAGTGAAGTTGCAAAAAAAGGTCTAAGAATGTTAAGTGCAGATTAA